The genomic window TATTTGATTGATTAATAAATACTTACATATAAAACCACGTATTAAACCTTATATAATTTATTAAAACCAACAGCTACAAATCCTTTAATTAATTCCTACAAAAAAAGCCAGCTCTTTTAAAAGCTGGCCTTGAGCGGTTTTTTCTTTTTATACTTGATTTGGAGTTTATGATCTGCTGAACTTTCTTTTTAAAGTAGCCATAAACTCATTAAGTGTGATTCCATCATCTTCTATTGAATCAACGTCTGCCGATAACTCTGAAACGTCTTTTTTTCTATAAGGAAGCAATAAAGAAAAACACCACATATTTCCTCTTCCGTCTGAAAATGAGACTAAGATGAAATACATTGCCAAAACTCTAACAAAAGCAAAGAACTTTCGAAAACCTTTACTTAAACCATATTTTCTATTTTCTTTGAAATCTCTAATAGAAAAATATAATAATTGAACTATAAAAACTGGTATAAGAACATTAGAAAGATATAATAAACTCCGAATGTCTATCAAAAACATGAGTAGCGCAATTAAAATTGAGGTTGCTGCATTTATTATAAACAAATAACTTCCCCATTTAACATCAATTTCAAACTTTTCCAAAGGCGTATTTTTTTAAATCATAGCAAATGTAAATAAAAGACTATTTAAATTCTTCGAGATTGATTAAAATAAAAAGAGAACCTTCCCTTAAGAAAGTTCTCTTATCTAAATTTATTTTTAGCACTTCAACTTTGAGCCTCTGCACCTTTGAGCCTTTGAACCTTAAAAAACCATCTCAGGAATTTCACCTTCAATAATCAAATCAGCTTCAGTTGAAGCGATGATGTGCTCGACTGAGACACCTGGCGCGCGTTCTAAGAGCTTAAAACCTTTTTCTGTTACTTCCAGAACTGCAAGCTCAGTTACAACCTTTTTAACGCATTCTACGCCCGTTAATGGCAAAGTACATCTTTTTAAGATTTTTGACTCACCGGCTTTGTTTACATGCATCATGGCAACAATGATATTTTCGGCAGAAGCTACCAAATCCATTGCGCCTCCCATTCCTTTTACCATTTTGCCTGGAATTTTCCAGTTGGCGATGTCTCCGTTTTCAGAAACCTCCATTGCTCCTAGAATCGTCAAATCTACTTTCTGGCTTCTGATCATTCCGAAACTGAAAGCCGAATCAAAGAAACTTGCTCCCGGAAGTGTCGTAATGGTTTGTTTTCCCGCATTAATAATATCAGCATCTTCTTCTCCTTCAAAAGGAAAAGGCCCCATTCCAAGAACTCCATTTTCACTTTGAAATTCTACTGCAATATCTTCTCGAACATAATTCGCTACCAAAGTTGGAATCCCAATACCTAGATTCACGAAATAACGGTCTTTTACCTCTTTTGCAATTCGCTTTGCTATATCTTCTTTACTAAGTGCCATAATTTTTTAATGTGTCTT from Flavobacterium sp. KACC 22763 includes these protein-coding regions:
- a CDS encoding CoA transferase subunit B — its product is MALSKEDIAKRIAKEVKDRYFVNLGIGIPTLVANYVREDIAVEFQSENGVLGMGPFPFEGEEDADIINAGKQTITTLPGASFFDSAFSFGMIRSQKVDLTILGAMEVSENGDIANWKIPGKMVKGMGGAMDLVASAENIIVAMMHVNKAGESKILKRCTLPLTGVECVKKVVTELAVLEVTEKGFKLLERAPGVSVEHIIASTEADLIIEGEIPEMVF